One window of Lemur catta isolate mLemCat1 chromosome 3, mLemCat1.pri, whole genome shotgun sequence genomic DNA carries:
- the NES gene encoding nestin produces MEGCMGEESFQMWELNRRLEAYLARVKALEEQNELLSAELRGHRAQSGDTSWRARADDELAALRALVDQRWREKHAAEVARDNLAEELEGVAGRCQQLRLARERTAEEAARNRRAVEAEKCAQAWLSTQAAELERELEALRAAHEEERAGLNAQAACAPRCPAPPRGPPAPAPEVEELARRLGEAWRGAVRGYQERVAHMEMSLGQARERLGRAVQGAREGRLELQQLQAERGGLQERRAALEQRLEGRWQERLQATEKFQLAVEALEQEKQGLQSQIAQVLEGRQQLAHLKMSLSLEVATYRTLLEAENSRLQTPGSVSKASLSFQDPKLELQFPGTPEGRRLGPLLPILSPTSLPSPLPATLETPVPAFLKSQEFLQARTPTLASTPIPPTPQAPCPATDAEIRAQNAPLSLLQPQGGRQQAPEPLWAEAKVAIPASVLPGPEEPGGKQQEASTGQSPKDQASLAPALSPDNSSLEAKDGESRGSRVCSMFQEEGEGQILGLVEKETAIESKVVNSLQQEIWQEEGDLDMKETQDSQVPLEKETPKSLAEEIQEPLMSLENQSQETLEKENQESLRSLEENLETLKSLEKENQELMKSLEEKDVEVVRPLEKEALELLKPIGKEDIQTLKSPEKEKQELITSLEGNIETFLSPEKENQELVSSPEENLQSLTALEKENQERLRSQEAEDQETLRPLMKENQESLRSLEDENQETFRPLEKENKEPLSSLGEEDQKIVRPLEKENQESLRSLEGEDQETLRPLEKETQQSLKSLGEEDQMTLRPPEKVDPEPLESLGKDQEITRPLEKENQEFLKSLKEENVEAVRSLETENLESQKSAEENLETLKSLETQEPLWSLEEMNQETMKPVENDTQEPLGPVEENQETMRLLEKENQELLRSLGAWDLENLRSPEEVDKESQRNLEEEENLGKGENQESLRSLEEEGQELPQSANQQRWEDMVSRDQELGQESHPGRAGVENEDEAELDLRAQDGFTGKEEAAEQRELQLNATGEAWSPGEEHPGSPEPKEQRGPAAGASGKGGVEGLQDPEGQPEQGGGPGLQASQGIPEVTEPLLEDEDAVPGGEQASPEVTLGSEPAMGKSAVGAEQGLEQEVLGLEDPGHLAGKEVMESPPGEESLEVKRVQGLEGPGKHVEEADAPAAEAELSQLPRKSRDPPEPPQGWEESQLEAPWGAEEVFPAEISGHDGSDAPQPRPLGSEEAKEDIQPVLGPASPRATEPCSPTPILEDAPRPQPQAERSQEASWGLEGRAEVLGEVEGEQEELGSGEISEGLQEEEEESKEESEADELGETLPDSTPLGLYLRSPTSSQWDPAGEQRPSPQGETREEGWDPVVLASGGLGAQPSEEEGEEDGEEECGHDSDLSEEFEDLGAEASLLPGVPREVAEPLGQVPQLVLEPAAWDRDGESDGFADEEESGEEAEEEEEEEGREPGAGRWGPGSSVGSFQALSSSQRGDLQESETLGVSAPWDDGLRAVVAGASVATLGTETQDSAEPSGSEEESDPVPLETEDQDPGLLETPSGVEDMGPGTGDICGVDGQGPNLEESEHMNGGVVNGLEQSEGVEQGKLGAPERDRGSPVQEEEGGVLKTPWAGAPLQLGPGQFLKFTQREGDQDSWSSGED; encoded by the exons ATGGAGGGCTGCATGGGGGAGGAATCTTTTCAGATGTGGGAGCTCAACAGGCGCCTGGAGGCCTACCTGGCCCGGGTCAAGGCGCTAGAGGAGCAGAATGAGCTGCTCAGCGCGGAGCTCAGGGGGCACCGGGCACAGTCTGGGGACACCTCCTGGCGGGCCCGTGCGGACGACGAGCTGGCCGCCCTGCGGGCCCTCGTTGACCAGCGCTGGCGGGAGAAACACGCGGCCGAGGTGGCGCGCGACAACCTGGCTGAAGAGCTGGAGGGCGTGGCGGGCAGATGCCAGCAGCTGCGGCTGGCCCGGGAGCGGACGGCAGAAGAAGCAGCCCGCAACCGGCGAGCCGTCGAGGCCGAGAAGTGCGCCCAGGCCTGGCTGAGCACCCAGGCAGCGGAGCTGGAGCGCGAGCTGGAGGCTCTGCGCGCGGCGCACGAGGAGGAGCGCGCGGGCCTGAACGCACAGGCTGCCTGCGCCCCCCGCTGCCCCGCGCCGCCCCGCGGGCCCCCCGCGCCGGCCCCCGAGGTGGAGGAGCTGGCAAGGCGGCTGGGCGAGGCGTGGCGAGGGGCAGTGCGCGGCTACCAGGAGCGCGTGGCACACATGGAGATGTCGCTGGGCCAGGCCCGTGAGCGGCTGGGCCGTGCGGTGCAGGGCGCCCGTGAGGGCCgcctggagctgcagcagctccagGCAGAGCGGGGCGGCCTCCAGGAGCGCAGGGCGGCGTTGGAACAGAGGTTGGAGGGCCGCTGGCAGGAGCGGCTGCAGGCCACTGAAAAGTTCCAG CTGGCCGTGGAGGCCTTGGAGCAGGAGAAACAGGGCCTGCAGAGCCAGATCGCCCAGGTTCTGGAAGGTCGGCAGCAGCTGGCACACCTCAAGATGTCCCTCAGCCTGGAGGTGGCCACATACAG GACTCTCCTGGAGGCTGAGAACTCCCGGCTGCAGACACCTGGCAGTGTTTCCAAGGCTTCCCTCAGCTTCCAGG ACCCCAAGCTGGAGCTGCAATTCCCTGGGACCCCAGAGGGCCGGCGTCTTGGACCTTTGCTCCCTATCCTGAGCCCAActtccctcccctcacccttGCCTGCTACCCTTGAGACACCTGTGCCAGCCTTTCTGAAGAGCCAGGAATTCCTCCAGGCCCGTACCCCTACATTGGCCAGCACCCCCATTCCCCCCACACCACAGGCACCCTGTCCTGCTACAGATGCAGAGATCAGAGCCCAGAAtgctcctctctccctgctccagccacagGGTGGGAGGCAACAGGCTCCAGAGCCCCTGTGGGCTGAAGCCAAGGTGGCCATTCCTGCCAGTGTCCTGCCAGGACCCGAGGAGCCTGGGGGCAAGCAACAAGAGGCCAGTACAGGCCAGTCCCCAAAGGATCAGGCCTCCTTGGCTCCAGCCCTCAGCCCTGACAACTCCAGTTTAGAGGCTAAAGATGGAGAATCCAGAGGGTCTAGAGTATGCAGCATGTTCCAGGAGGAAGGTGAAGGGCAAATCTTGGGGCTGGTAGAGAAAGAAACAGCCATAGAGAGCAAAGTGGTAAACAGCTTGCAGCAGGAAATATGGCAAGAAGAAGGAGATCTGGACATGAAGGAAACCCAAGACTCTCAGGTTCCTTTGGAAAAAGAAACCCCAAAGTCACTGGCAGAGGAGATTCAAGAGCCACTGATGTCTCTGGAAAACCAGAGCCAAGAGACACTAGAGAAGGAGAATCAAGAATCTCTGAGGTctttagaagaaaacttagaaacACTGAAAAgtctagaaaaggaaaatcaggagCTAATGAAGTCTTTAGAAGAAAAGGATGTGGAGGTAGTGAGACCTCTAGAAAAGGAGGCTCTAGAACTACTTAAGCCTATAGGAAAAGAGGACATACAGACACTCAAATCCccagaaaaggagaaacaagaaCTAATAACATCTCTTGAAGGTAATATAGAGACATTTTTatctccagaaaaagaaaatcaagaattagTAAGTTCTCCAGAAGAGAACTTACAGTCATTGACAGCTCTAGAAAAGGAGAATCAAGAGCGACTGAGATCTCAAGAAGCAGAGGACCAGGAGACATTGAGACCTCTGATGAAAGAGAATCAAGAATCCCTGAGGTCTCTTGAAGATGAGAACCAAGAGACCTTCAGACCTCtagaaaaagagaacaaggaGCCACTGAGTTCTCTAGGAGAAGAGGACCAGAAGATAGTGAGAcctctagaaaaagaaaatcaggagtCACTGAGGTCTCTAGAAGGAGAGGACCAAGAGACATTGAGACCTCTTGAAAAAGAAACTCAACAGTCACTGAAATCTCTAGGGGAAGAAGACCAGATGACATTAAGACCTCCAGAAAAAGTGGATCCAGAGCCTCTGGAGTCTCTTGGAAAAGACCAGGAGATAACTAGACCTCTTGAAAAAGAGAATCAAGAGTTCTTAAAGTCACTAAAAGAAGAGAATGTAGAGGCAGTGAGATCTTTAGAAACAGAGAACCTAGAATCACAGAAGTCTGCAGAAGAGAACCTGGAAACATTGAAATCTCTAGAAACTCAAGAGCCACTGTGGTCTCTAGAAGAAATGAACCAGGAGACAATGAAACCTGTAGAAAATGATACTCAAGAACCACTGGGGCCTGTGGAAGAGAACCAAGAGACAATGAGACTCCTAGAAAAGGAGAATCAAGAACTTCTGAGATCTCTTGGAGCATGGGACCTAGAGAATTTGAGATCTCCAGAAGAGGTAGACAAGGAAAGTCAAAGGAatctggaagaggaagagaacctggggaagggagagaatcaAGAGTCACTGAGGTCTCTGGAAGAGGAGGGACAGGAGCTGCCACAGTCTGCAAATCAGCAGAGGTGGGAAGATATGGTCTCGAGAGACCAAGAACTGGGTCAGGAAAGTCACCCTGGGAGGGCCGGAGTGGAAAATGAGGATGAGGCAGAGCTAGACCTGAGGGCGCAGGATGGCTTCactgggaaggaggaggcagcagagcaGAGAGAGCTACAGCTGAATGCCACAGGGGAAGCCTGGAGCCCAGGCGAGGAGCACCCAGGGAGCCCTGAGCCCAAAGAGCAGAGGGGCCCAGCTGCAGGAGCCAGTGGGAAGGGAGGTGTTGAGGGCCTGCAGGACCCTGAAGGGCAACCAGAGCAAGGGGGGGGCCCAGGCCTCCAAGCATCCCAGGGAATACCAGAGGTGACAGAACCCCTGTTGGAAGATGAGGATGCGGTCCCAGGAGGTGAGCAAGCCTCCCCAGAGGTTACCTTGGGGTCAGAGCCAGCCATGGGTAAGTCTGCTGTGGGAGCTGAGCAGGGACTGGAGCAGGAAGTGCTAGGGCTGGAGGACCCAGGCCACCTGGCCGGGAAGGAGGTGATGGAGTCACCCCCGGGAGAGGAAAGTTTGGAGGTAAAGAGGGTTCAGGGCTTGGAAGGGCCTGGAAAGCATGTAGAGGAGGCAGATGCTCCGGCAGCAGAGGCAGAGCTCTCCCAACTGCCCAGGAAGAGCAGAGACCCCCCGGAAcctccccagggctgggaagAGTCACAGCTTGAGGCcccctggggagcagaggaggtgTTCCCTGCTGAGATCTCAGGCCACGATGGAAGTGATGCCCCTCAGCCTAGGCCCTTGGGGTCAGAGGAAGCAAAGGAGGACATACAACCAGTGCTGGGTCCCGCTAGCCCTAGGGCCACTGAACCCTGCTCACCCACCCCAATCCTGGAAGATGCTCCTAGGCCACAGCCCCAGGCTGAGAGGAGCCAGGAGGCtagctgggggctggagggcagggctgaggTCCTGGGAGAAGTGGAGGGTGAGCAGGAGGAGTTAGGCTCTGGGGAGATCTCTGAGGGgctccaggaggaggaggaggagagcaaAGAAGAGAGCGAGGCTGATGAGCTTGGGGAAACCCTTCCCGACTCCACTCCCCTGGGCCTCTACCTGAGGTCCCCAACTTCCTCCCAGTGGGACCCGGCTGGTGAGCAGAGGCCCTCCCCTCAAGGGGAGACCAGAGAGGAAGGCTGGGATCCTGTTGTCCTGGCTTCTGGGGGCCTTGGGGCCCAACCctcagaagaggaaggagaggaagatggggaggaggagTGTGGCCATGATTCTGACCTGTCGGAGGAATTCGAGGACCTGGGGGCTGAggcttctcttcttcctggtGTCCCCAGGGAGGTGGCAGAACCTCTGGGCCAGGTGCCCCAGCTGGTACTGGAGCCTGCAGCCTGGGATCGGGATGGGGAGTCTGATGGGTTTGCGGATGAGgaagagagtggggaggaggcagaggaagaagaggaagaggaggggagggagccaggggctGGGCGGTGGGGGCCAGGGTCCTCTGTTGGCAGCTTCCAGGCCCTAAGTAGCTCTCAGAGAGGGGACCTCCAGGAGTCTGAGACCCTGGGTGTCAGTGCCCCCTGGGATGATGGCTTGAGGGCTGTGGTGGCCGGTGCCTCTGTGGCTACCCTGGGGACTGAGACCCAGGACAGCGCTGAGCCTTCTGGCTCAGAGGAAGAGTCTGACCCTGTTCCCTTGGAGACGGAGGACCAAGACCCTGGCCTTCTGGAGACCCCCAGTGGGGTAGAGGACATGGGCCCAGGGACAGGGGACATCTGTGGTGTCGATGGCCAGGGCCCCAACTTGGAGGAGTCAGAACACATGAATGGGGGGGTGGTGAACGGGCTGGAGCAGTCTGAGGGAGTAGAGCAGGGGAAACTGGGGGCTCCTGAGAGGGACCGAGGGAGCCCCgtacaggaggaggaggggggtgtCCTGAAGACCCCTTGGGCAGGGGCTCCTCTTCAGCTGGGCCCAGGCCAGTTCCTGAAGTTCACTCAGAGGGAAGGAGATCAAGATTCCTGGTCCTCAGGGGAAGACTAG
- the LOC123634112 gene encoding ER membrane protein complex subunit 5-like, protein MALSLWKGLVGIGLFALAHAAFSAAQHHSYMRLMEKEDESLPIDTVLQTLLAFAVTCYGIVHITGEFKDMDATSELKNKTFDTLRNHPSFYVFNHRGRVLFQPSDSTNSSNQDTSSSNTSLKLGKLQSLRR, encoded by the coding sequence ATGGCACTGTCGCTATGGAAGGGGCTGGTGGGCATTGGCCTCTTTGCCCTAGCCCATGCCGCCTTTTCTGCCGCTCAGCATCATTCTTATATGCGATTAATGGAAAAGGAAGATGAATCCCTGCCAATAGATACAGTTCTTCAGACCCTTCTGGCCTTCGCAGTTACCTGTTATGGTATAGTTCATATTACAGGGGAGTTTAAAGACATGGATGCCACTTCAGAactaaaaaataagacatttgaTACATTAAGGAATCACCCAtccttttatgtatttaatcatcGTGGTCGAGTACTGTTCCAGCCTTCAGATTCAACAAATTCTTCAAACCAAGATACATCGTCCTCTAACACATCGCTGAAGTTAGGAAAACTTCAATCGCTACGTCGTtaa